Genomic DNA from Hordeum vulgare subsp. vulgare chromosome 2H, MorexV3_pseudomolecules_assembly, whole genome shotgun sequence:
ACGAGACCTTCCATATGTAGTGTTGTGTGAGGGGTATGTTATGTGTGCCACTTGGTGATTTGTGAtggtttttcttattttttattaattaattGAGCAGTTTTTTTTCTTAATGGATCGATGAAGCAAATCTTTGGCCTCtgtttcgcaaaaaaaaaaaaactctaCTGAACATGGCAAAGAAACACTGTACGCGGTCACCTCTGGAAATGCAACACGGCTGTTACACTCCAGTGCATAGTTCGTAGCTCTATACTAACTCGTTATGGGGCCAAAATTCGATCATGTTGACACTTGCATGCTCTTCCAGGAGCTGGAGTTCCTTGGAGACGCCATTTCTTCTTACCAGATCATTGAaggcgcgcgttgctgcgcccgtCTATTTTTACTATGTATTGGTCGAAATTTTCACAAATATTTaaagaaaaaatgaaacttaAGCTAAAATGGCAGGGCAGAAAATGTGAGAAAATATGATAATATTAAAGTTTTGTGTTGTTGTAGTGAGTACATGGATGATCTATGTCACATAGTTTGTCGTCAGTCACATTAGAAATGAAGATGAAAACACATTTCTCACTCTCATCATTGGTCGCCCTAATCATTAATTTAAGAATAAAGCATTCAAGCTGGATCACTAAAAGGATCTCATGACATAACACTTACTTTTTTTATCCCAAGCATACAAAAATGACCCATGCCTCTGAAGATGCTTTACAACTAACACATTATACTTGACAAAACATATATCTGACGTTAGCGAGTTCTTTACAAAGAATGTGATTTAGAAGGTTTAATTGTCGATGCACAAGATGCCTTCAAGATTTACAATCCTATCAAAAATTTGGGGCTCTTCTTTAATTTGTTGGTTCAGGAATCATCTAATAGCATAATACATGAAACAGATTACTCCTTTAACATGTTCCGGAGCACGGGCTCTTTTATCATGAAATGAAACCATACAAAAAGTTATatgatgaggttaaatccaacctTCAATGAAGAACCAAAGCTAACACTTATCGAATATTTTTACATCATCCGCTGACTTCTTTGATCAGCTAGCTGGTGCACTGAAAGGAACACTATGAATTGACATAGTCCATCTAGGTGATGCAACTTACCATAAAACATTAAATGACAACGGCAAACAgctaggttgaaacttggcatcgtcGGGGGAGAGAATCATACACTCACTAAGAAAATCCAAGACAGTCGTTTCTTGGTCCGATGCCTCGGTGAGCCTGAAGTTCAAAACATAGCCTACGCCTTAATTAAGCATTATCATCTTTTGTGGTGAGAACCAACAGGCAAAGCCATTGAAATAAACATGAGAAACATTTTACACGGAAATGCTCaattttcataacaaggttcagctaAAGGGGGAGGAAATCTCTATCAACTCACCCTAGAATGGGAGCAAACTTGACATACCACTTCTGATGGTAATCACAAAACCTACAAAACAAGAAGGGAGTAGATCAAATCCTCACAACACAACTATCGAACCAGCAAGAATTTTGTGGCCCATCACCGCTCATCGAGATAGAACTTATGGCCTACCCTCATAGGTTGCTTTATTGAGAAATTCAACAACTTCTTGAAAGCAGCAGCTATCGTTGGTGTCACTGGAGTTGCTTCCCATTGTTGTAAAGTTGGCTTGCTACATCATCCAGAAATTGTGTCAGTATGGAGGACCAAAGGGAATGCATGCAAAACTATGTTCATTGGTCTTAAAAAGAACACGGTCCTTTTATTCTATTATTTACATTCTTTACTATAGGATCTGGATTATTTTCAGCCTCTCAAAACTATTTGTGAGTAGTGTGCACGTGAAGAAAGAACAATATCATTAGTCATATTCTACACACAAATAGTTGTAAAAGCAAATGTTTTAGTGTCGAGCCTAATGGCTTGAATGATTTCAGGCTAAAGAGAAGTGGCTAGATTTTCAAACAATGATGTTCCGATGGTACATGCATCATGCACAAACTTGATATTAGCTGAAGGCAaaaatatatacgaaggttttagaccTGACTTTAATTGGTTGGGCGATTTCAAACTAAAAAACAAATATCTAGCTAAATCCTTCAGAATTGGGGAGCTTGTGCCATATGGATTGAAACGGATTCTGTTCACATAAGATTGAACGTATATGCACAAAGTGCTGATTAAATGGGAGATGAAGCTTGTCTAACCTGTAGGGATGCGGAGTAGGCTCGTTCATTGTTCGGGATATTGCATTACTGCAGAGAGTAGTTGAGTGGAATCAGGAAGATATATTGTTTTTTCACGCTGGTGCCGGAATATTGTAATGATAGCCATGCAGGTAAAGAATATGGTCGAACATGGATGATGCTTCTAGTAAGGTCGTGGATGAGAGGCAAATACATGTCAACTTCCATGGTGCGAGTACAAAATATATATGAGACCATATCCTCAAGATGCAAAGTTTCATACTGCAATAATAAATAACTAAAAATACTTCGCCGAAACAATACTGTATGTAGATGTAGAATTATATTTGCACAGCAAAATATTAAGTGTCTGCATTCTTCATGTAATTATAGTCCTAAATCTTAATAAGAAGCATACTTCTCTATTGCTACAAAATTCGCATCCATGTATTTTGCGATAAGTGATGTAAACCTTATTTAGTATAAAGGTTCACGCAATTAACACGGAACTAATATTATGCATAATCTGTCAACTCACCTCACAAGTTGATTGGATAAGACCATAGGATCGGAAGAGATTCAGGGTATGTTGTGTTGTCAAGTCTTATGCTAAAAGTTTTGAACTCTGAGTATAGTTCGCCCATGACTTCATGCTTCAGTACAACCGAACATTCCTGCATGGTTCCTACCATTTTATCATCAAAAAGTGTCTCATTAATCTCCTCTGCGGTTGGTCTCAAACTACAATGAAACATTAGGCATTATACTTCAGTTCATAGATCAACAGGATAGGTGATGAGGGAGGAACCTTACCCTTGCCTTTGGATCAAGTCATCAAGATGAGGAGGCTGGTCACGGGGAGCACAGCAGGAACCGCAGGCTGCAGGTGCCGCTGCGTGGTGTCTTCGTCAGCAAATCAGGGATGATGATATGAGACGGGTAATTGGGGTTGAGCGTACCCACGCAGCGGAGAGCGAGGCGTGAGAGAGGAGAACCACCTCCACCGATATTTCTCACCACCACCCACATTCCTCCTCGCCTATACCGCCGTCATGGTTATTGCCACGCCGTTGTCGTCACCTGTCAGAAGGGCGTCCGCCGCCGCTGGCGGCTTCATTAGGGTTGCGAGTGTGGTACTGCCCCTTCGCATCTTCCCGGCGGCAGCGGCGGACCAAGGATCCACCCAAGGTTGGAATTGCCAGAGACGAGAGGTCGGCGGGACTACTTCGAAGGGAAGGGTCCGCTCGATTATCCCATCGCCGATCCCCTCATGGCGCTTCGGCTGGAGTGTGTCCGCTAGATCCCCGTGAGCGCCTCGGCTGGATCCGTTCATCCTCTGACTGCGCCACGAtgatggtggtggcggcgcatGTGTCGTGGGTGAGAGAGATATAGAGCGAGAAGAGATGAGCCTGGGAATTGAAGGAGAGGAACGAGAGGTTAGGGTGGAACGGGAGGAAGCAAACGATCGCTGTTCATCCAGGATCGGATGTCACATAGTGAAAAAGAACGAGAGGGCCTCGATTCGGTTTCCGGAGCAGCTGCCCGCAGGACAATTTGGCCCAGGAGCAGCCCACGCGCAGGAGAAGGTGTATCAGACGGCCAGAAACTTCCTGCTAACGAAATCCAATGGCCAGAAACGTCTAATCACTGTGAGGGCAGGAAAGTGAtgcagttttactgtccttaattaGTCGGCCTAATTACAACTACTGATCCTACCTGCTCCCTTGGACATGCACGTTGCCCGACCGCTCCTTTCTCAACCAGTCAACCATGGCATCGAACTGAAGATAGAAAAGGCACACCGCACACGGATCGTCTAACCAAACCGACTACGTGCAGATGACCAACCTTGTTCCAAATCGCATGACTCCCAAGACACACGCTGCAGAGGCACTACAAGCTTTCGCACCCTACAAGTACCACGCAACGTGCACCTGCTCCTGTATCACACATCCACAGCTAACCACACCGGCCGACCGCCAGCTAGTTAGCTGCACGTAACAAGAAGAGCAGCATGGCCTCGAGGAACACCGCCCTCGTGTTCCTCCTGGCACTGCTCCTCTCGTACGTCGCCATGAGCAGCGCGGCGAGAAAcctgcaggagcaggagcaggagacgGCTCCGCCCACGATGAAAGAAGAGCCGTCGTCCGCGCCACACCTGACCGTGCCGGGGCTGCCAGACTACGAGCTGCCGCTGATGCCCAAGTTTGAGCTCCCGCCGTTCCCAGAGATGCACCTGCCGCCGTTCCCGGGAACGCCGTGGAAGCCGGCGGCGCGTACGCCCACCCTTACCGGGTTCTTCTTCCCACAGCCGGAGCCCGAGGCCAGTCCATGAGGACTTCTTCGTTGTTCGCTCGATACTACTGTTGTTGCCGATTGGATGAACAGAAGAAAACTCGAGGCAGCAACACATGCGAGAGAGGAGAGACTCAGTTTGTGCTGCAACTCCCAGCGCAGCGTTTTTTGTTTTCATTCATCCTTCTATGCCTTACTAGTAACAGGACGTGTCCACAAACATGAAGTTCAAGTGAGTATAAAAATTTAAAATCATATTATTTAATGACcgttttatttttatctttacctattaataaagcaaatAATGCTTTTGTCGTACGTCATAAACATTACCCTTAAAGTTGTTTAAAATTACCCACTATGCCAcccataaataaataaaaaacggTTCGTTGTTTATCACAAATCGGAGCGTATTGGTTTATAAGATGTTGAACCGCACTTTGGCACGTAAGTTCTCCTACCATACTCGCTCGAGCGCTCTCCTTCTTCCTGGGAGAAACGGGTTTGAATATTGTCCTagcatatttttttttcttttttgtttaccttttctttttttcttctatcaggctgattcaaatcaagccatttttgtttattattattttttctttttttacctttcttcttttcttctatcagGCTGTTTCAAATCTCGATTTTTGTTTAATTGTTTTCCCATTTTTGTTtatcttttcttctttcttttatcaggcTGATTCAAATCAAGCGGTAGGAATTGGAAAAAGAGGATGAAATGGACTATTTATGGAAGAGGTCAACTATCTATGACAGGTTGTCAGATTGTATACCACTAACTAGACCGTGAATAATTTTTTTGCCCCAATGGCCTCTGGATTAGTTCATCTTGATTCCTTTCACTCATGTACCACAATATGAACGCGAGCACAACGACTCCCGGCGTACACAACATCGGCCATATATGCATACAGAGTGGTTGCTGGATTTTGAATCTATTTTATGCTCCCATGCGGCATTTGGCCAGTGGAAATATTGAATTGCACTTTTGTAGGGTAAGTTTGTGTTGTAACAAAAAATTCTCATattatagatcattttttataaattaagaacgTGTAGCattttttttccgttgcaacgcaggGCCCTTTTGCAAGTTATCTCTAAAGAAAAGAGGGAAGGGCGAATACAAACCTATCAATTATCTTTTGTGCATGTCATGTGAAGTTCGAGCACACCAAGTAGACATCACAATTGTATAGGTACATGTTAGAGATGAAGGACAATCGACTGGATGAACAACTTCTTCATAGAGAAGATAATGTCATAGCCTATTTAGTCTATTTTATTTATAGTAAAACTGGAATCAAACATCCGATGAAGATTTCAGAATTTCTAATTTTCTTGGGTGATCTTGGAAGGTACATATAAACATTGTCCAAGTGAACATGGTGGAGATACAAACTTGGAGCGAAGATTAAAAAACAAATCAGTCTTGAAAAAAATTAATTAGTTCCTTCTTGGATTTATGCTGCTTTTCATCTTCGCAAGGCCATCCATGGAAGTTACATCGGGCACCGCCTACGAGCTGGAAGAGTATATCGATAATGGCTACAGTTTtgccccactcactttcttgcggTTTATCCTAAAGTAGGACTATGGTTCAGAGAGATTCCTATTACGTATATTGTTGTAGAACATGTCGAAGCCAAAAGCCAAAAGCAAATCAATAAAGCATTAgattcataataaaaaaatacaGAGGGAATTTAATATTTTATAAACCAGCTTAGTTCTGGCAAGATTAAACATGAGCTAAATATGTCACCATGGTATCAACATATTAGCACCGGAGAAAGTGTACTACTATTGTACGATGGCAAATTATACAATAAGGAATGACGTGAGCAGATTAGtggatataagaattattggttcGCGAAGCTAACCAACAAAGAGAAAAAGTATCCATTTAAAACAGCATgcatctcttttatgtgctactccatccgttccaaaataaaCGACTCGGCTTTGtgctaaagttagtacaaagtcgaatgacttattttgggacggagggagtacatatttgTGCCTTATTAAAATAAACACTTTCACGCTATACAAACAATTTAAAAACTATAGGAAGATATTCTAGATTACAAAAACGTAACTCCTCGATGACAGCCAAGTTAATAGTTGAAATaaagaccatccattcagaaaaaagTTAATAGCAGTTGTATAAGAAATGATGCATTGATATCTCTCGAAGGTTTCTTGCTTATTCACGCTTCAAAATTCAAACAAAAGACTATCAGAAACAATTCTAACAGTCTAGTCGGTTTTAGAGGATTTTCCGTATGTGATACATTCCTGAATGTTGAATATCAGCGGTGTTGGTTCCTCAGTTAGTAGGCCAGTCTTGATCTTAGACACATGCAAATCAATGGTTCAAAAAAGGCTGTAATTTACCTTTTACTGAAATATATGCTATCAATTGATCTCTTTCTATCTTACGGATGAGATGAGCATAATTGTGAAAAGTATAGCCAGATCAAATCTTAGTCTACACTCGACACCATCAACTAATTTCCGGAAAGGATAGTCAGAATTATTTTTAATCTCCATTATTATAGAACAATGACTCTGAACTAAGGAGGTGGATGGGGATTAGCATGTCCAGAATTTGCCAAGGAAACTGAGATTTCCCTTTGCATTTACAGTCATTGCAAAGAAAATCATGTATTAATAATGCAACAGAATATAAATACTACATGGGATGAAAATAATGAAACAAAGAACAGACCATGAATAACTGACACCTATCGCGGTATTCGTTTGGAAGCACCTGTACATAATGAAAAAAGAAAAGGTGAAATAAATGTTGGTACTATCCACTATCTTTACCTTTGCAAATACTTGTGAAAAAAGATACAACAAATTAGCAAAATCACATTTGATTCAGAAAAATTGTCACATGTGTCACCTTATCGTCTTCGGGTGCTCGCTTGCCTCCCGCTGTACAGGCTAGACAAGTGCTACACAGTGTGATAGGGGCGCCGGATCGTTGAAGACGGCAGGATTTATGGCACATAGTAGACCATGATGGCGCGCGTTGCCGCGCCCGTCCATTTGGTAAATGGTAGGAATTTAAAGAAATAAATTAGGACATGAAACATGGAAATCAAACTTTCATCAAGAACAATGATGCACTAAAGGCCATGCCaagatgaaaaatatgaaaaaaaatctaTTGGTGTAGTGGCCTTACAATATGTGTTCGTGGCCATGCAAATGTATGGAATAAAGAGTACATGTCCAGGGCTACACTTGACATCACATATTCAAATACAATGAATGATATCCAAAAGGTACCTTTTTAACATCTCAATAGCACACCATCCTCTGTTTTTGTACATTCCTGTGTGTTCCTTTCATCGGGCAGTTGAAGAAAATTATGTGCGGAAATTGTGCTACCGCAAGAAAAATAATTGTAATGCTTGGTGCACATATCCCGTAATAACTTGGCTTGTGCTAAGCAATTAGTTAACTATTCATGTCCATTTCATTACCGAACCACTGCCTATCTATCATGCCATCATTTTTGTTGGCCGTCATAAACAATATGGATTCGTATGAAACAATAGATACAATCTGATAAATGGCACTTGAAACCAATTACCTCTTGCCTGATGTCCTCGTGACCACCATAATAATTTCTTAAATCACCCTTCAGCCTTCCATTCATTTGAAGCTACAAAAAGAACACActagaagaaaaaaaacaataaGAGATGATCAAGGTAAACACGCCCATAATGGGATCCAACCATGGAAAAAATGGTGCGGGATTCaataaagaagaaaaaagaggaggatcCATTGCTCCAGCCCGGTCTTATGAAGGAGAAGATCGTGAAGACAGGAAGCCTCAAAGAAATAGGAGGTGCAAGGATCATGCTCGTCATTAATTTGCCCATAATCCCAGTGTTTGTTCTGTCATCAATCAACATAAACAatgaaataattttgaaaaaaatcaccTTTTTTATGTAGAAGCAGCAATCAGATTATTAACAATTGATAAATATGGTATTGCATTTAACTGAATGTAAAATGGAGTACCGGGCTAACCTTGCAAAGACACACACCTGCAGTAGTAAAGTTTCATCTATTGCGCTTGCAGTGAGAGATTCTAGTGTCTGTATCAAGCGTTCAGAGAAAGGTACTCATCCATGAGAAAATCCAACACAAACTAATCAATCTTACAACTTGTCATGACGTCCATGTAGTTCTCAGTAGGAAGAAACAACAAACCGTGTATAGATCACACCAACGAGGATCAGGTGTGCTTGTTACTCGGCCCCATCATGCTTTTCTCCACCATCTGTTTGCTTTCTATCTCTCTAACCAGTCGATCAAGAACCATCGTGATAGATTGGACATCGGA
This window encodes:
- the LOC123429731 gene encoding uncharacterized protein LOC123429731; translated protein: MASRNTALVFLLALLLSYVAMSSAARNLQEQEQETAPPTMKEEPSSAPHLTVPGLPDYELPLMPKFELPPFPEMHLPPFPGTPWKPAARTPTLTGFFFPQPEPEASP